The Salvelinus namaycush isolate Seneca chromosome 1, SaNama_1.0, whole genome shotgun sequence genome has a window encoding:
- the LOC120046347 gene encoding putative solute carrier family 22 member 31 isoform X1, with translation MVEMVSGFFAVVAELLLPGLAVLCRDWPVLQAVATLPLLLLLSYWWFIGTGIQYCFIRNLHSYSHNFYFSYFLRVLTGALGCIFLCLSVNRFGRRGILLLSAIITGLSSLLLLALTQYLCGALVLVLSVLGLLFSQALAMLSAFFASEVMPTVVRGGCLGLVLASGCMGMAASSMMELQNNRGYFLHHVIFASFAVLSVLSIMLLPESKRKPLPDSLKDGESQRRPPLFLSREDTLPLLYTRRGASEYNPDNYSRLVSATRKMLIKDNLPYKIVVPSQSPLLPSNSEVHCILEGEALREDLS, from the exons ATGGTTGAAATGGTCAGTGGTTTCTTTGCCGTCGTGGCAGAGCTCTTGTTGCCAGGGCTGGCGGTGCTGTGTCGTGATTGGCCAGTTCTTCAAGCAGTGGCTACCTTGCCACTGCTCCTGCTGCTCTCCTATTGGTG GTTCATAGGCACAGGCATCCAGTACTGTTTCATCAGGAACCTCCACAGCTACTCCCACAACTTCTACTTTAGTTACTTCCTGCGTGTGCTGACTGGAGCTCTGGGATGTATCTTCCTCTGCCTGTCCGTCAACCGCTTTGGTCGCCGTGGTATCCTGCTTCTGTCTGCCATTATCACCGGCCTGTCctcgctgctgctgctggcccTCACACAGT ATCTTTGTGGAGCGCTGGTGTTGGTGCTGTCTGTGTTGGGGCTCCTCTTCTCCCAGGCCCTGGCCATGCTCAGTGCATTCTTCGCCAGTGAGGTCATGCCCACCGTAGTCCG tgGTGGTTGTCTGGGGCTGGTGCTTGCGTCTGGCTGTATGGGGATGGCTGCCTCCTCTATGATGGAGCTCCAGAACAACAGGGGTTACTTCCTCCACCACGTCATCTTCGCCTCCTTCGCCGTCCTCTCGGTGCTGTCCATCATGCTGCTGCCGGAGAGCAAGCGCAAGCCGCTACCCGACTCCCTGAAGGACGGAGAGAGCCAGCGACggccccctctcttcctgtctcgtGAAGACACCCTGCCCCTGCTCTATACCCGGCGTGGAGCCTCCGAGTACAACCCTGATAACTACTCCCGCCTGGTCTCCGCCACCAGGAAGATGCTCATCAAAGACAATTTACCCTATAAGATCGTTGTGCCCTCCCAGTCCCCACTGCTGCCTTCCAACAGTGAGGTGCACTGCATACTGGAGGGAGAGGCACTAAGAGAGGACTTATCTTAG
- the dpep1 gene encoding dipeptidase 1: MLSGGSVWGTLLALSCALKLSLTQDEHMNNALRLMSETPLIDGHNDLPWQLRMKFNNQLNKVDLYTLNNTHTNIPKIREGRLAAQFWAAYVPCDTQYKDAARQTLEQIDVIHRMCMKYPEAFMFATSSKDIVDAFSQNRTASLIGVEGGHSLDSSLGTLRTMYHLGVRYLTLTHSCNTPWADNWLVDSGAEPSQHNGLSEFGKQLIFEMNRIGMLIDLAHVSEKVMNQVLDLSKAPVIFSHSSAYAVCPHKRNVPDDVLRKVQNKRGIVMVNFYNDYVTCSNTANLSQVADHFDHIKNVAGHSIIGFGGDYDGVGRVPGGLEDVSKYPALVAELLRRGWTDAEVKAALGDNLLRVFREVERVRDSLNDTTPDDLPIPYEEVKNDCRTSYGYPVPNPDSAGRILSLSPLALVLTLTLSSLLSWSL, from the exons atgTTGTCTGGAGGTAGTGTATGGGGGACTCTGCTGGCACTGTCCTGTGCTCTCAAACTCTCCTTGACACAGGATGAACACATGAACAACGCACTGAGGCTAATGTCAGAGACACCACTGATTGATGG CCATAATGATCTGCCCTGGCAGTTGAGGATGAAGTTTAACAACCAGCTGAATAAAGTGGATCTGTACACcctcaacaatacacacaccaacATCCCCAAGATCAGGGAGGGGCGACTGGCAGCACag TTCTGGGCAGCATATGTACCATGTGACACTCAGTACAAAGATGCAGCCAGACAAACTCTGGAGCAGATTGACGTCATCCACAGAATGTGCATGAAATACCCAGAAGCCTTCATGTTTGCTACCAGCAGCAAAG ATATCGTGGATGCCTTTAGTCAGAACAGGACAGCCAGTCTGATTGGGGTGGAAGGAGGACACTCTTTGGACAGCAGCCTGGGGACCCTGCGCACCATGTACCACCTGGGGGTCCGCTACCTCACCCTCACCCACAGCTGCAACACACCATG GGCAGATAATTGGCTCGTGGATTCGGGAGCCGAGCCATCGCAGCACAATGGACTGTCTGAGTTTGGCAAG CAACTGATATTTGAGATGAACCGCATTGGGATGTTGATTGACTTGGCCCACGTGTCAGAGAAAGTGATGAACCAGGTTCTAGACCTGTCCAAAGCCCCAGTCATCTTCAGCCACTCCTCTGCCTACGCCGTGTGCCCACACAAGAGGAACGTGCCTGACGACGTCCTGAGGAAGGTG CAAAACAAAAGAGGAATTGTCATGGTGAACTTTTACAACGACTATGTCACATGCAGCAATACAGCCAACCTATCACAGGTGGCAG ATCACTTTGACCACATAAAGAATGTGGCTGGACACAGTATCATTGGTTTTGGTGGGGATTATGATGGAGTGGGCAG GGTACCGGGGGGGCTGGAGGATGTGTCTAAGTACCCTGCTCTGGTGGCAGAGCTGCtgaggagaggatggacagatGCTGAGGTGAAAGCTGCTCTGGGGGACAACCTGCTCAGAGTGTTCAGAGAGGTGGAGCGT GTACGAGACAGCCTGAATGATACAACTCCAGATGATCTGCCCATACCTTATGAAGAAGTGAAAAACGACTGCAGGACCAGCTATGGCTACCCTGTCCCCAACCCAGACAGTGCTGGGAGGATTCTCTCCCTCAGCCCTCTGGCCCTGGTACTAACACTGACTCTGAGTAGCCTGCTGTCCTGGTCTCTATAA
- the LOC120046347 gene encoding putative solute carrier family 22 member 31 isoform X2 gives MFIGTGIQYCFIRNLHSYSHNFYFSYFLRVLTGALGCIFLCLSVNRFGRRGILLLSAIITGLSSLLLLALTQYLCGALVLVLSVLGLLFSQALAMLSAFFASEVMPTVVRGGCLGLVLASGCMGMAASSMMELQNNRGYFLHHVIFASFAVLSVLSIMLLPESKRKPLPDSLKDGESQRRPPLFLSREDTLPLLYTRRGASEYNPDNYSRLVSATRKMLIKDNLPYKIVVPSQSPLLPSNSEVHCILEGEALREDLS, from the exons AT GTTCATAGGCACAGGCATCCAGTACTGTTTCATCAGGAACCTCCACAGCTACTCCCACAACTTCTACTTTAGTTACTTCCTGCGTGTGCTGACTGGAGCTCTGGGATGTATCTTCCTCTGCCTGTCCGTCAACCGCTTTGGTCGCCGTGGTATCCTGCTTCTGTCTGCCATTATCACCGGCCTGTCctcgctgctgctgctggcccTCACACAGT ATCTTTGTGGAGCGCTGGTGTTGGTGCTGTCTGTGTTGGGGCTCCTCTTCTCCCAGGCCCTGGCCATGCTCAGTGCATTCTTCGCCAGTGAGGTCATGCCCACCGTAGTCCG tgGTGGTTGTCTGGGGCTGGTGCTTGCGTCTGGCTGTATGGGGATGGCTGCCTCCTCTATGATGGAGCTCCAGAACAACAGGGGTTACTTCCTCCACCACGTCATCTTCGCCTCCTTCGCCGTCCTCTCGGTGCTGTCCATCATGCTGCTGCCGGAGAGCAAGCGCAAGCCGCTACCCGACTCCCTGAAGGACGGAGAGAGCCAGCGACggccccctctcttcctgtctcgtGAAGACACCCTGCCCCTGCTCTATACCCGGCGTGGAGCCTCCGAGTACAACCCTGATAACTACTCCCGCCTGGTCTCCGCCACCAGGAAGATGCTCATCAAAGACAATTTACCCTATAAGATCGTTGTGCCCTCCCAGTCCCCACTGCTGCCTTCCAACAGTGAGGTGCACTGCATACTGGAGGGAGAGGCACTAAGAGAGGACTTATCTTAG